One uncultured Caproiciproducens sp. DNA segment encodes these proteins:
- a CDS encoding response regulator, whose amino-acid sequence MKEIKIVVVDDSPFSVAMLTNILTSKGFNVVGSANSLEEAVEAVSRLNPDIVTMDMTMPGADGIECTTAIHKINPNVKVIIVSSMMDDEIVRNAKKVKISGYVQKPVDEEELCLMVQRIMSEEELFIQLDHLYYNVFKEALTDTFNRFFKSAPDFGEKQTTKGEQTSRGISVVMGIIGKYGGRMILDMSDETARNMTEFLLKKEELTKDHIVNAMGEISNIIAGNACSLMNKSNSLFGLRVAPPTIVYGESIKISKSELDTVSFVKAETDFGEVYLNVGFNRGVC is encoded by the coding sequence ATGAAAGAAATTAAAATTGTAGTAGTCGATGATTCCCCTTTTTCTGTTGCAATGCTGACCAACATCCTTACTTCAAAAGGGTTTAATGTCGTCGGAAGCGCAAATTCCCTGGAAGAAGCTGTGGAAGCAGTCTCCCGTTTGAATCCGGATATTGTTACAATGGATATGACTATGCCGGGCGCGGATGGAATTGAGTGCACAACAGCCATTCATAAAATCAATCCGAATGTAAAAGTCATCATTGTCAGTTCCATGATGGATGATGAAATCGTGCGAAACGCAAAAAAAGTAAAGATATCCGGCTATGTACAAAAGCCCGTGGATGAGGAAGAGCTTTGCTTAATGGTTCAGAGAATCATGTCCGAGGAGGAGCTGTTTATACAGCTTGATCATCTGTATTACAATGTCTTTAAGGAAGCGCTGACCGATACATTCAACAGATTCTTCAAATCTGCCCCTGACTTTGGGGAAAAACAAACGACAAAAGGGGAGCAGACTTCAAGGGGGATATCGGTTGTGATGGGGATTATAGGAAAGTACGGCGGCAGAATGATTCTTGACATGTCCGATGAAACCGCCAGAAACATGACCGAATTCCTGCTCAAAAAAGAGGAACTGACAAAAGATCATATTGTAAATGCAATGGGTGAAATATCAAATATCATAGCCGGCAATGCGTGCTCGCTGATGAATAAAAGCAATTCGCTTTTTGGTCTGCGCGTAGCGCCCCCGACAATTGTGTACGGCGAATCGATTAAAATATCCAAATCGGAACTTGATACGGTTTCTTTTGTAAAAGCAGAGACCGATTTTGGAGAAGTTTATTTGAATGTTGGTTTTAATAGGGGCGTGTGTTGA
- a CDS encoding methyl-accepting chemotaxis protein produces the protein MEKNSETDIEQKLKKSFMVLNVSSNVIIAAAACILLGMVARGNMERLSGIFYLSVIVMIILVLVCAWYTHKKITLISHSISDPINELIRTADSLAEGNFNIEIHTHPNETTDGLVKAFQKIIFSFQQLKNDIDLYTSSASVGQFDIKADLSRHQGGYREIVSDIDLLIDTIKAPIDLSCTFAARLANGEHQEDMQNHYQGQYAVLIGNLNSVRQSVASLVGETKRMAFSISEGDLSERGNCGSMQGLFAEVIDQLNNMLESIADPLDTASEYIGKMSQGEELEILDNHYKGYFAALIDHLNDVRTALYALLGEAGKLAQAGTDGDLTVRGDAAKVKGGFAQIIEGFNQTLESITIPLNEAGVVMGKMAVNDYSAKMSDNYKGMLNDFSKSVNRVRESLLNVQNLFLSLAKGDISPLDTYKKIGRRSENDQLVPSGVKMMQALHDLIEDSNFLAGAALAGNLDTRSDDTKFEGGYRKIISGLNQTMEAFSVPIGESVEVLSQFAQGNLTVEVTGDYQGEYNTMKVSLNHAIQSFNELLSEINNAADQVSVGSKQVSDASQSLAQGATEQASSVEELTSSIMEIAAQTKENAANATQANNLCAQVKTQAAEGNQQMSQMLDSMQQINESSANISKIIKVIDDIAFQTNILALNAAVEAARAGQYGKGFAVVADEVRNLAAKSANAAKETTALIEGSTSKVELGTKFANQTAEKLEIIAQNVGKSASIVSEIATASESQAAAIAQVDQGLEQVSCVVQTNSATAEESAASSEELSGQADMLTQMVGKFTLKDAQTGGYQKVTAKPAKASAPKAAVAAASGKY, from the coding sequence ATGGAAAAAAACAGTGAAACCGACATTGAACAAAAGTTAAAAAAGTCTTTTATGGTGCTGAATGTGTCCTCCAACGTTATAATAGCCGCGGCGGCGTGTATATTGCTCGGCATGGTTGCGCGGGGAAACATGGAAAGGCTTTCCGGCATTTTTTACTTATCCGTCATCGTTATGATCATTTTAGTTCTTGTGTGCGCATGGTATACCCATAAAAAAATTACGTTGATCTCCCACAGCATCAGTGATCCGATCAATGAACTTATTCGCACTGCCGACTCCCTTGCCGAAGGAAATTTCAACATTGAGATCCATACGCATCCGAATGAGACGACGGATGGTCTGGTTAAGGCATTTCAAAAAATTATTTTTTCCTTTCAGCAACTTAAAAATGATATTGATCTGTATACTTCTTCAGCATCAGTTGGACAGTTTGACATCAAAGCGGATTTAAGCCGCCATCAGGGCGGCTACCGGGAAATTGTTTCTGACATTGATCTTTTAATAGATACAATAAAAGCGCCGATAGACCTTTCCTGCACCTTTGCGGCAAGGCTTGCGAACGGCGAACATCAGGAAGATATGCAAAATCATTATCAGGGGCAGTACGCTGTTCTGATCGGCAATTTAAACAGCGTCCGTCAATCCGTCGCTTCTCTTGTGGGCGAAACGAAAAGAATGGCCTTTTCTATTTCCGAGGGCGATTTATCGGAACGTGGAAACTGCGGCAGTATGCAGGGACTGTTCGCAGAGGTGATCGACCAGCTCAACAATATGCTTGAATCCATTGCGGACCCACTTGACACTGCCTCCGAATACATCGGCAAAATGTCGCAGGGTGAAGAACTTGAAATATTGGATAATCATTACAAAGGATACTTTGCGGCCTTGATTGATCATTTGAATGATGTGAGAACCGCGCTTTACGCCTTACTTGGCGAAGCCGGAAAACTGGCACAGGCGGGAACTGACGGTGATTTAACCGTAAGAGGGGATGCAGCCAAGGTCAAGGGCGGATTTGCCCAAATCATTGAAGGATTTAACCAGACGCTTGAATCCATTACCATTCCGCTGAATGAAGCAGGCGTTGTGATGGGTAAAATGGCTGTAAATGATTACTCCGCTAAAATGTCGGACAATTACAAAGGCATGCTGAATGATTTTTCGAAATCCGTCAATCGGGTAAGGGAAAGCCTCCTGAACGTACAGAACCTGTTTCTTTCGCTTGCAAAGGGGGATATCAGTCCGCTTGACACCTATAAAAAAATTGGCAGACGGTCTGAAAACGACCAGCTTGTGCCGTCAGGGGTCAAAATGATGCAGGCTCTCCACGATTTAATTGAAGATTCCAACTTCCTTGCCGGCGCCGCGCTTGCGGGAAATCTTGATACGCGCAGTGACGACACGAAATTTGAAGGCGGATACCGTAAGATTATCTCCGGACTGAACCAGACGATGGAAGCCTTCTCCGTGCCAATCGGTGAATCCGTTGAAGTCCTGTCCCAGTTCGCACAGGGAAATCTGACGGTAGAAGTGACCGGAGATTATCAGGGTGAATACAACACGATGAAGGTTTCACTCAATCATGCCATTCAATCATTTAACGAACTGCTAAGCGAAATTAACAATGCGGCGGATCAGGTCTCCGTCGGTTCCAAGCAGGTTTCAGACGCAAGCCAGTCACTGGCGCAGGGCGCAACGGAACAGGCAAGTTCCGTGGAGGAGTTAACGTCTTCCATCATGGAAATTGCAGCTCAGACAAAAGAAAACGCCGCCAATGCGACGCAGGCGAACAATCTTTGCGCTCAGGTAAAAACACAGGCCGCCGAAGGTAATCAACAAATGTCCCAAATGCTCGATTCCATGCAGCAAATCAATGAGTCTTCTGCAAATATTTCCAAAATCATTAAGGTAATTGACGACATTGCTTTCCAGACGAACATTCTCGCTTTAAATGCCGCGGTGGAAGCCGCAAGGGCAGGGCAGTACGGTAAGGGATTTGCCGTAGTTGCCGATGAAGTCCGGAATCTTGCTGCAAAAAGTGCCAACGCGGCAAAAGAAACAACCGCACTGATAGAAGGCTCCACGAGCAAAGTCGAACTCGGGACAAAATTCGCAAATCAAACCGCCGAAAAGCTCGAAATCATAGCACAAAACGTGGGCAAATCTGCATCCATCGTCAGCGAAATCGCCACCGCGTCTGAATCTCAGGCCGCGGCAATCGCCCAAGTCGATCAGGGTTTGGAGCAGGTCTCCTGTGTGGTGCAGACAAATTCCGCCACCGCGGAAGAAAGTGCCGCATCCAGCGAAGAACTTTCCGGTCAGGCGGATATGCTTACACAAATGGTGGGTAAATTTACGCTCAAGGACGCCCAAACCGGCGGCTATCAGAAAGTGACAGCCAAACCTGCAAAGGCATCTGCCCCAAAGGCTGCCGTTGCCGCTGCATCGGGGAAATACTGA
- a CDS encoding YjdF family protein — protein MDTSAVEITVFFKDPFWVGVFERECKGKLEVAKVVFGAEPKDYEVYDYFLTNWDKLRFSPPVAERSQTNKKMNPKRMQREIHSQLTQMGIGTKAQQAIKLMQEQNKLERKSENRQKAEEGKEKKFVLHQIKRKEKHRGR, from the coding sequence ATGGACACATCAGCAGTGGAAATTACCGTCTTTTTTAAAGATCCGTTTTGGGTCGGCGTGTTTGAACGCGAGTGCAAAGGAAAATTGGAGGTCGCTAAAGTAGTATTTGGCGCTGAGCCAAAAGACTATGAGGTTTATGACTATTTCCTGACTAATTGGGATAAGCTTCGATTTAGCCCCCCTGTTGCCGAACGCAGTCAGACAAACAAAAAGATGAATCCTAAGCGGATGCAAAGAGAAATTCACAGTCAATTGACGCAAATGGGAATCGGAACAAAGGCACAGCAGGCAATTAAACTGATGCAGGAGCAGAATAAGCTGGAGCGAAAGTCTGAGAACCGACAGAAAGCAGAAGAAGGAAAAGAGAAAAAGTTTGTATTGCATCAAATTAAAAGAAAAGAAAAACACAGGGGCAGGTGA
- a CDS encoding chemotaxis protein CheX, which yields MNKEYMESFSSAFLNVMPQLGVVDVKRNSETECGHLIKSPGVVVIIGITGDLHGNVYFTMGEDCAKKVASSMMGGMDVPQFDEMVQSAVSELSNMLAATACTDLSGKGINADISTPTLIHGDFTADASLKLVTCLEMLADGWPFYIYLSLEQK from the coding sequence ATGAATAAAGAATATATGGAGTCGTTTTCCAGTGCTTTTTTAAATGTAATGCCGCAGCTTGGAGTGGTGGATGTTAAACGGAACAGTGAAACCGAATGTGGTCATTTAATAAAGTCACCCGGCGTGGTAGTGATTATTGGTATAACAGGAGATCTTCATGGAAATGTATATTTTACTATGGGTGAAGACTGCGCTAAAAAAGTAGCTTCAAGTATGATGGGGGGAATGGATGTCCCTCAGTTTGATGAGATGGTGCAGAGCGCGGTGTCTGAACTGAGCAATATGCTTGCCGCGACAGCGTGCACGGATTTGTCGGGGAAAGGAATCAATGCCGACATTTCAACGCCGACTTTAATACATGGAGATTTTACAGCCGATGCCAGCCTAAAACTTGTTACATGTCTGGAAATGCTGGCGGATGGATGGCCGTTCTACATCTATCTGTCATTGGAACAGAAATAA
- a CDS encoding tyrosine-type recombinase/integrase: MTVEPIRDKENIKKMFYYLNGKDHKYGLLFKYGLNTGLRISDILPLTVNDIFNENGNFRDYLVIKEKKTSKVKKIKLNNAIRKMLDAYVKEYRLSGDSYLFYSKKSGGHIQRVQAYKVLKEAANVCNVENFGTHSMRKTWGYWTYKASKYNVGLIMEMFNHSSQNVTLRYIGVSQDQKDELYSLVQF, translated from the coding sequence ATGACAGTTGAACCAATCCGGGATAAAGAAAACATTAAAAAGATGTTTTATTACTTAAATGGGAAAGACCATAAATACGGCCTTTTGTTTAAATATGGCCTCAATACAGGTTTGCGAATCAGCGATATTCTTCCATTGACGGTAAATGATATTTTTAACGAAAACGGAAATTTCAGAGATTATCTCGTAATCAAAGAAAAAAAGACCAGTAAGGTAAAGAAAATTAAACTGAATAATGCAATCCGCAAAATGTTGGATGCCTATGTAAAAGAATATAGGCTCTCCGGCGATTCTTACCTGTTTTACAGCAAAAAAAGCGGCGGTCATATTCAGCGCGTACAGGCTTATAAGGTCTTGAAAGAAGCGGCAAATGTTTGCAATGTTGAAAATTTCGGTACGCACAGCATGAGAAAGACATGGGGTTACTGGACATACAAGGCTTCAAAATATAACGTTGGATTAATTATGGAAATGTTCAACCACAGTTCCCAAAATGTGACGCTGCGCTATATCGGAGTCAGTCAAGACCAAAAAGACGAACTTTACTCTTTAGTGCAATTTTAA
- a CDS encoding chemotaxis protein CheW, which produces MKETLTRIIQKEQDTQHGKFLTFALSEEIYGIEICFVTEIVGVQKISVLPGSPTYIKGVINLRGKIIPVADMRLRFRKEVVPYTARTCIVVVDIQNYTVGLIVDEVREVAMIPDECIAPPPSTKIGYRNRFIKGIGKVGDAVQLLLDCEQIFKEDEVEILNKIEA; this is translated from the coding sequence ATGAAGGAAACGCTCACAAGAATCATACAGAAAGAGCAGGACACACAACACGGAAAATTCCTCACATTTGCGCTCAGTGAGGAGATTTACGGAATCGAGATCTGTTTTGTTACGGAAATTGTCGGAGTGCAAAAAATCAGCGTCCTCCCCGGATCGCCAACCTACATTAAGGGGGTCATCAATCTGAGAGGAAAAATCATACCGGTCGCGGATATGCGGCTTAGATTCAGAAAGGAGGTCGTTCCCTATACGGCACGAACCTGCATTGTCGTTGTAGATATACAAAACTATACGGTAGGTTTGATTGTGGACGAGGTCCGTGAAGTCGCCATGATTCCGGATGAATGCATTGCACCGCCTCCAAGTACAAAAATCGGCTACCGAAACCGCTTCATCAAAGGAATCGGTAAAGTTGGAGATGCCGTTCAGCTTTTGCTGGACTGCGAACAAATTTTTAAAGAAGATGAAGTTGAAATATTAAATAAGATTGAAGCTTAA